From a single Rutidosis leptorrhynchoides isolate AG116_Rl617_1_P2 chromosome 5, CSIRO_AGI_Rlap_v1, whole genome shotgun sequence genomic region:
- the LOC139849912 gene encoding uncharacterized protein has product MAHDGFAENPHRRLRLRLIASRTTDGRTYNLPTVSEVAGLIVGDIDSSFEARDIIVETQTGQLQRINELHPSYLSLQYPMLFPLGQDGYRRGIKHRNVDNNTTGHNELTFREYFAYHIQDRVNTPSLMHLAKKLYQQFLVEAYTMIESDRYLMQNYLDAMAIVRHFGYPDLFITFMCNPTWPEIARFLNNKQQNPEDRPDILCRLFKINLDSMIEDLKKNTYLERWTQKRGLPHAHICAFLKSAYKLRTSQDIDSIISAEIPDETIDPDLYQLVADFMMHGPCGTQNPKSPCMNETTKTCTKSFPKRFEEHTSVDENGYPIYRRRDSESRVYKGEAELHNGYVVPYNPFLLKKYQSHINVERCNQSGAIKYLFKYINKGYDRITAGLVMNDDNNGEVNGKPVDEIKEYYDCRYISACEAAWRIFGNEIHYRTHAVERLSFHLPNEQPVVFEDEADLQDVIENPSVAASQFTSWMERNKTDENARNLTYVEFPQKYVWNSSDRVWTVRKIKPKLGRIHHVPPSAGEAYFLRILLNKVKDDDKEYVEAIQQASQYSTGPYLRSLFVMLLVSNNLSRPEDVWSQCSNLLGEDMLHKQRKRLGFPAYTMEQKDIDNHTLYEIELLLRNQGSSLNKFPGMPYPSSEFVIDTTNRLIHDVLRYDRVALKSEHENLFSSLTSEQKSVYEVIVSAIHNNVGGVFFVYGYGGTGKTFLWKTLSTAIRSKGKIVLNVASSGIASLLLSGGRTAHFRFVIPININEDSVCSINVDSQLVDLLRQASLIIWDEAPMIHKHCFEALDRTLRDIMRQMSPENEDKVFGGKVIVFGGDFRQILPVVPKGSRQDIVNASLNSSYLWDHIKVLNLTVNMRLQSGCNKEEVADMKAFANWILDVGNGTVGGQNDGEVEITIPDEFLIKQTGEPIKSIVDSTYPDLINNLYEHAYFQERAILAPTHEHVDLINDRLLQLVPGEETTYLSCDGVDASDNSMTGDPGMQTPEFLNSLKFSGIPNHKLVLKVGVPIMLLRNIDQPNGLCNGTRLRVIKLEKSLITARVITGTNIGFETLIPRMEMSPSDKTL; this is encoded by the exons ATGGCCCATGATGGTTTTGCAGAGAATCCACACCGTCGTCTTAGATTAAGACTTATTGCAAGCAGGACTACTGATGGCAGGACTTATAACCTACCAACAGTTTCAGAAGTAGCAGGACTAATAGTAGGTGATATCGATTCATCATTTGAGGCGAGAGATATTATTGTTGAAACACAAACCGGTCAGTTGCAACGTATAAACGAGTTACATCCATCTTATTTGTCACTTCAGTATCCAATGTTATTTCCTTTAGGACAAGATGGTTACAGACGCGGTATCAAGCATAGAAATGTCGATAATAATACCACTGGTCATAATGAATTAACATTCAGAGAGTACTTTGCATATCATATCCAAGATAGGGTAAATACACCTTCTTTGATGCACTTGGCAAAAAAGTTGTACCAACAATTTTTGGTAGAGGCGTATACTATGATCGAATCTGACAG ATATCTGATGCAAAATTATTTGGATGCAATGGCGATAGTCAGACATTTTGGATATCCAGATTTGTTCATAACTTTCATGTGTAACCCTACTTGGCCAGAGATTGCTCGGTTTCTGAACAACAAGCAACAAAATCCGGAAGACAGGCCTGATATTTTATGCAGATTATTCAAAATAAATTTGGATAGTATGATTGAGGATTTGAAAAAAAACACATATTTGGAGAGATGGACTCAG AAACGTGGACTCCCTCACGCACACATTTGCGCATTTTTGAAATCAGCTTATAAGTTAAGGACCAGTCAAGACATCGATTCTATAATTTCTGCTGAAATTCCAGACGAGACAATTGATCCAGACCTATATCAGCTTGTGGCAGACTTTATGATGCATGGTCCTTGTGGTACTCAAAACCCGAAGAGTCCTTGTATGAACGAAACGACAAAAACCTGCACCAAATCATTTCCAAAGAGATTTGAAGAGCATACGTCTGTTGATGAGAATGGATACCCTATTTATAGAAGACGTGATAGTGAAAGTCGTGTTTACAAAGGTGAAGCTGAACTTCACAATGGATATGTGGTTCCATACAATccttttcttttaaaaaaatacCAGTCACATATAAACGTCGAAAGGTGTAACCAATCTGGTGCCATTAAATATTTGTTCAAGTATATAAACAAAGGATATGACAGGATAACTGCAGGTTTAGTAATGAATGATGACAATAATGGTGAAGTCAATGGAAAACCTGTTGATGAAATCAAAGAGTATTACGACTGCAG GTATATTTCAGCTTGCGAAGCTGCTTGGAGAATTTTTGGGAACGAAATTCACTATAGAACTCATGCAGTTGAAAGGTTATCGTTTCATCTTCCTAATGAACAACCTGTTGTTTTTGAAGATGAAGCGGATCTTCAAGATGTGATTGAAAATCCGTCAGTAGCAGCATCTCAGTTTACCAGTTGGATGGAAAGGAATAAAACGGATGAGAATGCTCGCAACCTAACATATGTGGAATTCCCTCAAAAGTATGTTTGGAATTCATCTGATAGAGTTTGGACGGTAAGGAAAATAAAACCAAAGTTAGGACGAATACATCATGTTCCTCCTTCTGCTGGTGAAGCATACTTCTTGAGGATTCTTTTAAACAAGGTAAAAG ATGATGACAAAGAATATGTAGAAGCCATTCAACAAGCAAGTCAGTATTCAACTGGGCCGTATTTAAGATCCTTATTTGTGATGTTGTTAGTTTCAAACAATTTGTCTAGACCAGAGGATGTATGGTCACAATGCAGTAACCTACTTGGTGAGGACATGCTCCACAAGCAAAGAAAAAGACTCGGGTTTCCAG CGTATACCATGGAGCAAAAGGATATCGACAATCATACATTGTATGAAATTGAGTTACTCTTGCGCAATCAAGGGAGTTCTTTGAACAAGTTTCCGGGAATGCCATATCCATCCAGTGAGTTTGTTATAGATACTACTAACAGATTAATTCACGATGTGCTACGTTATGATCGTGTAGCCTTGAAATCAGAGCATGAAAATTTGTTTAGTAGTTTGACTTCAGAGCAAAAAAGTGTATATGAGGTTATTGTGTCAGCTATTCATAACAATGTTGGAGGTGTGTTCTTTGTGTATGGGTATGGCGGTACTGGCAAAACTTTTTTGTGGAAAACTCTCTCTACTGCCATTCGATCTAAGGGAAAAATTGTATTAAACGTTGCTTCAAGTGGAATTGCATCACTTTTGCTAAGTGGCGGTAGAACAGCTCATTTCAGATTTGTGATTCCAATAAATATAAACGAGGATTCTGTTTGTTCTATTAATGTTGACAGTCAACTTGTGGATTTGTTAAGGCAAGCTTCTTTAATAATATGGGATGAAGCTCCTATGATACATAAACATTGTTTTGAAGCTCTTGACAGGACATTGAGAGATATAATGCGACAAATGTCTCCGGAGAATGAGGATAAAGTGTTCGGAGGAAAAGTGATTGTTTTTGGTGGAGACTTTAGACAAATTCTGCCGGTTGTTCCTAAAGGTAGCAGACAAGACATCGTGAATGCTTCTTTGAACTCATCATATCTCTGGGATCACATTAAAGTACTGAATTTGACTGTAAACATGAGGTTACAATCGGGATGCAATAAAGAAGAAGTGGCTGATATGAAAGCGTTTGCAAACTGGATTTTAGATGTTGGCAACGGAACGGTTGGAGGACAAAATGATGGGGAAGTTGAAATCACCATACCAGATGAGTTTCTAATTAAGCAAACTGGTGAACCAATTAAATCTATTGTTGATTCAACATACCCTGATCTGATTAATAATCTATATGAGCATGCATATTTTCAAGAGAGAGCTATTCTTGCTCCTACGCATGAACATGTAGATTTGATTAATGATCGTTTATTACAACTTGTCCCGGGGGAAGAAACCACTTACTTGAGTTGTGATGGTGTGGATGCGTCTGACAACTCTATGACAGGTGATCCTGGTATGCAAACTCCTGAATTTCTAAACAGTCTGAAGTTTTCAGGTATTCCTAATCATAAGTTGGTTTTAAAAGTAGGTGTTCCGATCATGTTGCTAAGAAACATTGACCAACCAAATGGTTTGTGTAATGGAACAAGACTTAGAGTTATTAAACTTGAGAAATCCTTGATAACAGCTAGGGTTATAACTGGTACAAATATTGGCTTTGAAACCTTGATTCCGCGCATGGAAATGAGTCCATCCGACaaaacattgtag